From the Marinomonas sp. THO17 genome, one window contains:
- a CDS encoding M48 family metalloprotease: protein MKILIFDRFIMRLFSVVTTKLTLILLLFLTVYTSLSQASLPDLEANKDERSLSNPSYVLGQYWFRKLNGSRALIDFPPAYDYFKDTLALLLPQTDLYNKKVELTFLNSSQSNAFVIPGNHMFLYSDIMEMITNEDMLLGLLAHELAHLDLKHYERQTQRSNEEMQKTLTMLGAGIAAALAGAGGDTTSALWLGGIANQAENKLTYSRQQEQEADRRGRDYLQQADLNPNGMTQLFQAFFKKALGRPKLEFLSTHPSPESRMSDTFSITTKETLLHQKDNTEFEFFRASLLAYRAGLEERPYLYLTQQIHHTDAGYFAKALFAYLVQSPKRALTYLQQIEIQNRYSQYLLALSLAASEQIDSAIQVTEKALNLAPKNIYFSMLNAQLTQTQPKKLKAEYLYQKRALWRANIQFYQSINNKSMPLYYRALLDFNRGKEKTAKILLNRAIKNAKNQELDLLKSTDKKFNNIISAEKVENLKEEKS, encoded by the coding sequence ATGAAAATTCTAATATTTGACCGCTTTATTATGAGACTATTTTCTGTCGTTACAACCAAATTGACACTCATTCTGCTGCTTTTCTTAACTGTTTACACGTCCCTTAGCCAAGCCAGCCTGCCAGACCTTGAAGCCAATAAAGACGAAAGATCCCTCTCCAACCCATCTTATGTGTTAGGCCAATATTGGTTTCGCAAATTAAATGGCAGTCGCGCCCTAATTGATTTTCCACCTGCCTATGATTATTTCAAAGACACCCTTGCTTTACTCTTGCCACAAACCGACCTGTACAATAAAAAAGTGGAGCTTACCTTCTTAAACAGTTCACAGAGCAATGCTTTTGTGATCCCCGGCAATCATATGTTTTTGTATTCCGACATCATGGAGATGATTACTAATGAAGATATGTTACTCGGACTTCTCGCTCACGAATTAGCCCATTTAGATTTAAAACATTATGAAAGGCAAACACAACGTTCTAATGAAGAAATGCAAAAAACCTTGACCATGTTAGGTGCCGGTATCGCCGCTGCATTGGCGGGTGCCGGTGGTGATACAACTTCTGCTCTTTGGCTGGGTGGTATAGCCAATCAAGCCGAAAACAAATTGACCTACAGTCGTCAACAAGAACAAGAAGCCGATCGACGAGGTCGCGATTATTTACAACAAGCAGATTTAAATCCAAATGGCATGACACAACTGTTTCAGGCTTTTTTTAAAAAGGCGTTGGGAAGACCAAAATTAGAGTTTTTATCCACTCATCCATCACCTGAATCCCGTATGTCAGATACCTTTAGTATAACCACCAAAGAGACCCTATTACACCAGAAAGATAATACAGAATTTGAGTTTTTTCGTGCCAGTTTATTAGCTTATCGAGCAGGATTGGAAGAACGGCCCTACCTGTATTTGACTCAGCAAATACACCACACGGACGCCGGTTACTTCGCTAAAGCTTTGTTTGCCTATTTGGTTCAATCTCCAAAGCGTGCTCTTACATATCTCCAGCAGATAGAAATACAGAATCGTTACAGTCAATATTTATTAGCATTAAGCTTAGCCGCTTCAGAACAAATCGATTCGGCTATTCAAGTAACTGAGAAGGCATTAAATTTAGCACCCAAAAACATTTATTTCTCCATGCTTAATGCACAATTAACCCAAACTCAACCTAAAAAATTAAAAGCTGAATACTTATATCAGAAGAGAGCGCTATGGCGAGCTAATATTCAATTTTACCAAAGCATTAATAATAAAAGCATGCCGCTTTACTATCGTGCCTTGTTGGATTTTAATCGTGGAAAAGAAAAAACCGCGAAGATTTTATTAAACAGAGCCATTAAGAATGCAAAAAATCAAGAGTTAGATTTATTAAAATCAACTGATAAAAAATTTAATAATATAATTTCAGCCGAAAAAGTGGAGAATTTAAAAGAAGAAAAAAGCTAG
- a CDS encoding sulfurtransferase TusA family protein: MPLLKAKLALSKMQNGQILQLITCDSGSLKDVTYYVKQQGYQLLSSSQDEGEICFIIQKESVDSSC; encoded by the coding sequence ATGCCATTGCTTAAGGCTAAATTAGCCTTAAGCAAAATGCAAAATGGACAAATTCTTCAGCTGATCACCTGTGATTCAGGGTCTTTAAAAGACGTAACATACTATGTGAAACAACAAGGCTATCAACTATTGTCTTCGTCTCAAGATGAAGGTGAAATTTGTTTTATTATTCAAAAGGAGTCTGTGGATTCATCATGCTAA
- a CDS encoding AI-2E family transporter: MLKIVDGLIKRYFSNEEVVVFLLLLVTCMGVLAFWGGILAPVLIATVLAFLLQGLVERLQSIGLGHTPSVLIVFLSFMTSCVVFISVMVPIIWQQADRFFKDAPRMLTDLRDFVQKFAEGHSEIVSQDAIDEVINSLANESTNLGQWIVSFSLSSIPSLFSLVIYLVLVPLVIFFLLKDQRAILTYLTSWLPKERKMMQRISHEMNEQIANYIRGKCIEMIVVGLVTYVVFLFFGLRYAELLALLVGLSVLIPYIGAAAVTIPVVLVAFYQFGTQNEFLYVVIAYLIVQALDGNVLVPLLFSEAVNLHPLAIIIAVLFFGGIWGFWGIFFAIPLATLVKAIINAWPEDKEIMEQSKAE; encoded by the coding sequence ATGCTAAAAATCGTTGACGGATTGATTAAACGTTATTTTTCTAATGAAGAAGTCGTTGTTTTTTTACTTCTGTTAGTGACCTGTATGGGGGTATTAGCATTTTGGGGTGGTATTCTGGCGCCAGTTCTGATCGCTACTGTGTTGGCTTTTTTGTTACAAGGTTTGGTTGAACGTCTGCAAAGCATAGGTCTTGGGCATACTCCTTCGGTATTAATAGTGTTTTTAAGCTTTATGACAAGTTGTGTTGTCTTTATCAGTGTCATGGTACCTATTATTTGGCAACAAGCTGATCGTTTTTTTAAAGATGCACCAAGAATGCTCACTGATCTTAGAGATTTTGTGCAAAAATTTGCTGAAGGACACAGTGAAATTGTCAGCCAAGATGCCATAGATGAAGTGATTAACTCTTTAGCAAATGAATCGACTAATCTAGGTCAATGGATTGTCTCCTTTTCATTATCGAGTATTCCTTCTTTATTTTCTCTTGTGATTTATCTGGTTCTAGTGCCCTTGGTGATCTTCTTTTTATTGAAAGATCAAAGAGCCATTCTGACGTATCTTACTTCTTGGTTGCCAAAAGAAAGAAAAATGATGCAACGTATTTCCCATGAAATGAATGAACAGATTGCCAATTACATTCGTGGCAAATGCATTGAAATGATCGTAGTGGGGCTTGTGACGTACGTGGTGTTCCTATTCTTTGGTTTGAGGTACGCTGAATTGTTGGCACTATTGGTCGGTTTGTCAGTATTGATTCCATATATCGGTGCGGCAGCGGTGACCATTCCCGTTGTCTTGGTTGCTTTTTATCAATTTGGTACGCAAAACGAATTTCTTTATGTGGTCATAGCCTATCTTATCGTTCAGGCTTTAGACGGTAATGTATTGGTACCCTTACTGTTTTCTGAAGCAGTTAATTTGCATCCATTAGCAATTATCATAGCGGTACTGTTTTTTGGTGGTATTTGGGGATTTTGGGGGATTTTCTTTGCGATTCCCTTGGCTACCCTAGTCAAAGCCATCATCAATGCTTGGCCAGAAGATAAAGAAATAATGGAACAATCCAAAGCAGAATAA
- a CDS encoding alpha-amylase family glycosyl hydrolase: protein MTTNQAWWRGAVIYQVYPRSFLDTNKDGIGDLAGITRKMDYLAQLGIDAIWVSPFFTSPMKDFGYDVADFCNVDPLFGSLDDFDSLIKAAHDRNIKVIIDQVLNHTSDQHPWFIESRQSHDNAKANWYVWADAKPDGTVPNNWLSVFGGPAWRWDSRRKQYYLHNFLDSQPDLNFHNPDVVKAILESVEFWLKRGVDGFRLDTANYYFHDTKLRNNPPKKEVVEGSIGVRLDNPYAYQLHIYDKSRPENLAFLKALRQLLDQYPNTTTVGEVGCDFSLKTMASYTQGGDKLHMCYSFDLLTHDNSMTHIRQIMESIETGLADGWPCWSIGNHDVERVVTRWGKNQHSLEKAKLYMILLLTLRGSVCLYQGEELGLNEAELEFEQLVDPFGINFWPEFKGRDGCRTPMPWNQNQHAGFSQADKTWLPVAESHYPLNVAQQEQDTHSCLAAYRAFLTFRKTRPELIGGDIKFLHADKQSLVFIRYSKKHSCMIAINLGDHEFKYESSWLLSSIDLPNALPVGEVSKHDLTLPAFSFVMAELADKSFNPNKLI from the coding sequence ATGACGACGAATCAAGCTTGGTGGCGTGGTGCGGTGATCTATCAGGTGTATCCTCGTAGTTTTCTGGATACCAATAAAGATGGCATTGGTGATCTGGCAGGTATTACCCGAAAAATGGATTACTTAGCTCAATTAGGAATCGATGCTATCTGGGTATCGCCCTTTTTCACTTCCCCTATGAAAGACTTTGGTTACGATGTGGCTGACTTTTGCAATGTCGATCCCCTTTTCGGAAGCTTAGACGACTTTGATTCTTTGATTAAAGCCGCTCATGATAGAAATATTAAAGTCATCATTGATCAGGTTTTGAATCACACATCTGACCAACACCCTTGGTTTATTGAATCCAGACAAAGTCACGATAATGCTAAAGCTAATTGGTACGTTTGGGCTGACGCTAAACCGGATGGTACTGTCCCCAATAACTGGCTATCCGTGTTTGGCGGCCCTGCTTGGCGTTGGGACAGTCGCCGAAAACAATACTATTTACACAATTTCCTCGACAGTCAGCCCGATCTAAATTTTCACAATCCCGATGTTGTCAAAGCAATTCTAGAGAGTGTTGAATTTTGGCTAAAACGTGGTGTGGATGGCTTTCGACTCGACACAGCAAATTATTATTTTCACGATACCAAATTACGTAACAACCCTCCTAAAAAAGAAGTAGTGGAAGGCAGTATTGGTGTACGTTTAGATAATCCTTATGCATACCAGCTACACATATACGATAAATCTCGGCCGGAAAACTTAGCCTTCTTAAAAGCACTGCGTCAGTTATTGGATCAATACCCCAATACCACTACGGTGGGTGAAGTTGGCTGCGACTTTTCTTTAAAAACCATGGCGTCATATACTCAAGGTGGTGACAAGCTGCACATGTGTTATTCCTTTGATTTGCTGACCCATGACAATAGTATGACTCATATTCGCCAAATCATGGAAAGCATCGAAACGGGTTTAGCGGATGGTTGGCCTTGCTGGTCCATTGGTAATCACGATGTTGAACGCGTGGTCACTCGATGGGGGAAAAATCAGCACAGTCTTGAGAAAGCCAAACTTTATATGATACTGCTACTCACTTTGCGGGGCAGCGTCTGCCTTTACCAGGGTGAAGAATTAGGCTTAAACGAAGCAGAGTTAGAGTTTGAACAATTGGTTGATCCCTTTGGGATCAATTTTTGGCCAGAATTTAAAGGGCGAGATGGATGTCGAACCCCAATGCCATGGAATCAAAATCAGCATGCCGGTTTCAGCCAGGCTGACAAGACTTGGTTGCCGGTCGCCGAATCTCATTACCCGTTAAATGTGGCACAACAAGAGCAAGATACCCATTCCTGTTTGGCGGCATACCGAGCTTTTTTAACTTTTCGTAAAACGCGACCTGAGTTGATTGGTGGTGACATTAAGTTTCTACATGCTGACAAACAGAGCTTAGTCTTCATAAGATACAGCAAAAAGCACTCCTGTATGATTGCCATTAATCTTGGCGATCATGAATTTAAATATGAATCATCTTGGCTTTTGAGCTCCATTGACTTGCCTAACGCTTTGCCAGTCGGAGAAGTCAGTAAGCATGACCTGACACTACCTGCTTTCAGTTTTGTTATGGCTGAACTTGCGGACAAGTCATTCAACCCCAATAAGCTTATTTAA
- a CDS encoding MFS transporter has translation MFSQKARPVAWPLFFFYFFFCCLIGVMMPYISVYYKSIGLSASEIGRLMSTFTLSGIIIPHFWGWLTAKIGLPRRILQIAVIGCFIALLPFNWNKEFESLWLLTCCMALFYSALLPMTDSLAVRSIRRLDVPYTRLRVGGSIGYVVAVAAGGFLIGQFGAWIVIPTMCAFLALAVITIFFVKEQAYEVSHHKEHVSFMSLLKTPESMLFFVLAFLAFMSHAPFNIFFAVHLENAGYSGEAIGLLMALGVIIEIILFLFFGNTVKRFDVVHLVILCFICGMVRWFLVGWFADVLAILIFTQMLHCITFALFHMVSIEQIRRLFPERYAGQGQAMYSAFAIGLGGGLGMVLTGYLWQWAGGAWAFTAAGMVSAAALVIMLMSQRSH, from the coding sequence ATGTTTTCGCAAAAAGCTCGACCTGTGGCTTGGCCATTGTTTTTCTTCTATTTTTTCTTTTGTTGTTTGATCGGTGTGATGATGCCTTATATATCGGTTTATTATAAATCGATTGGCTTATCGGCTTCTGAAATTGGTCGACTCATGTCCACTTTTACCTTATCGGGTATCATCATCCCCCACTTTTGGGGCTGGCTAACAGCGAAAATAGGTTTACCTAGGCGTATTTTACAGATTGCCGTCATTGGCTGTTTTATTGCTCTTTTGCCTTTCAACTGGAACAAAGAATTCGAAAGCTTGTGGTTACTGACTTGCTGCATGGCTTTGTTTTATTCAGCACTTTTGCCAATGACAGACTCATTGGCGGTACGCAGCATTCGTCGTCTAGATGTACCTTATACTCGCTTACGGGTGGGAGGGTCTATAGGTTATGTGGTTGCTGTCGCAGCAGGTGGTTTTTTGATTGGACAATTTGGAGCTTGGATCGTCATTCCCACCATGTGTGCCTTTCTGGCATTGGCTGTGATCACCATTTTTTTCGTCAAAGAACAAGCTTATGAAGTCTCTCATCATAAGGAACATGTGTCATTCATGTCATTGTTGAAAACACCTGAATCCATGTTGTTCTTTGTTTTGGCCTTTTTGGCTTTTATGTCCCATGCGCCTTTTAATATCTTCTTTGCAGTACATCTAGAAAACGCCGGATATTCGGGAGAGGCTATTGGGCTTTTGATGGCGTTAGGGGTGATCATTGAGATTATTTTATTCCTGTTTTTTGGTAACACAGTGAAGCGCTTTGATGTGGTTCACTTGGTGATTCTGTGCTTTATTTGTGGCATGGTTCGCTGGTTTTTGGTCGGTTGGTTTGCTGATGTGCTTGCCATTTTGATTTTTACGCAAATGTTGCATTGCATCACTTTTGCTTTGTTTCATATGGTGTCGATAGAGCAAATTCGTCGCTTATTTCCTGAACGTTATGCAGGTCAAGGTCAGGCTATGTATAGCGCTTTTGCGATAGGCTTGGGTGGCGGACTAGGAATGGTACTAACAGGGTATTTGTGGCAATGGGCTGGTGGGGCGTGGGCTTTTACCGCAGCGGGAATGGTAAGTGCTGCGGCTTTAGTGATTATGTTAATGAGTCAGCGTAGTCACTAG
- a CDS encoding LysR family transcriptional regulator, with translation MIDIAELLTFIKVAETASFSEAADKLFVTQPAISKRIAALESNLGVKLFDRIGRQVLLTEAGHNLLPKARKMAEDLEDIKRSMTLQMQDVSGELRISTSHHVGLHRLPESLKRFQLEYPAAQLEIDFTQSEQAYQHVLKGQAELAVITLSNKTHELLETIPIWSDPLTCVVSKDHPLAHNTNISLIDLAQYPCVLPNKNTFTRQIAEQVFGKQDLKPQVRMNTNNLETLAMLVSIGWGWSLLPSTMVDDRLCVLNFPDLNVERKLGVLHHKQKTLSRAASAFIQLLKTDANTPL, from the coding sequence ATGATTGATATTGCTGAATTACTAACCTTTATAAAAGTAGCTGAAACCGCTTCTTTTTCAGAGGCAGCTGATAAACTTTTTGTCACACAACCTGCTATAAGCAAGCGCATCGCGGCCTTAGAAAGCAATCTTGGGGTGAAATTATTTGATCGTATTGGTCGACAAGTTTTGCTTACCGAAGCGGGTCACAATCTGTTGCCCAAAGCACGAAAAATGGCGGAAGACTTAGAAGACATCAAACGCAGCATGACACTGCAGATGCAAGATGTAAGTGGTGAGTTGCGTATTTCGACTAGCCATCATGTTGGTTTACATAGGTTGCCTGAAAGTTTAAAACGTTTTCAGTTAGAGTACCCGGCAGCACAATTAGAAATTGATTTCACCCAGTCCGAACAAGCCTATCAGCATGTGCTCAAAGGCCAAGCTGAACTCGCTGTCATTACTCTCTCCAACAAAACCCATGAATTATTAGAGACTATTCCCATCTGGTCTGATCCATTAACTTGTGTCGTCAGTAAAGATCATCCTTTGGCGCACAACACCAATATTAGCCTGATCGACTTGGCTCAATATCCCTGCGTCTTGCCCAATAAAAACACCTTTACCAGACAAATCGCGGAACAAGTATTTGGCAAACAAGACTTAAAACCTCAAGTCCGTATGAATACCAATAATTTAGAAACCCTCGCCATGCTAGTCAGTATTGGATGGGGCTGGTCACTGCTGCCATCCACTATGGTGGACGACAGACTGTGTGTATTGAACTTTCCCGATTTGAACGTAGAACGTAAATTGGGTGTGTTACATCATAAGCAAAAGACACTCAGTCGAGCTGCCAGTGCCTTTATTCAATTATTGAAAACCGATGCGAACACGCCTTTATGA
- the leuC gene encoding 3-isopropylmalate dehydratase large subunit has product MAGKTLYDKLWDSHLVQQRDDGSALIYIDLQLLHEVTSPQAFEGLRMAGRKPWRTSASLATPDHNVPTTKQERISGVDGIADPVSKIQVTTLDENCAEFGITEFNMKDIRQGIVHVVGPEQGATLPGMTVVCGDSHTSTHGAFGALAHGIGTSEVEHVLATQCLVQKKSRNMLVRVDGELSPWVSAKDVVLAIIGAIGTAGGTGYAIEFGGTGIQSLSMEGRMTVCNMAIEAGARVGLIAVDDTTIEYVKGRPYAPKGEQWDMAVEAWKDLVSDKDAKFDEVVVIKSEDIKPQVTWGTSPEMVIAIDQPIPRPEDQTDPVKKEGYARAWKYMGLEGKTTLSDVTLDRVFIGSCTNSRIEDLRIAAEVVKGRKVASSLKQAIVVPGSGLVKAQAEKEGLHEIFEAAGLEWREPGCSMCLAMNADKLGNGEHCASTSNRNFEGRQGFGGRTHLVSPAMAAAAAIAGHFVDVGEFVKH; this is encoded by the coding sequence ATGGCCGGTAAAACCCTATATGACAAGTTATGGGACAGCCACCTTGTACAGCAAAGAGACGATGGCAGTGCCTTGATCTATATTGACTTACAGCTATTGCATGAAGTGACTTCACCTCAAGCCTTCGAAGGCTTGCGTATGGCTGGACGCAAACCTTGGCGTACTTCTGCCAGTTTGGCTACGCCCGATCATAATGTGCCGACAACTAAGCAAGAGCGCATTTCAGGTGTGGATGGTATCGCAGATCCTGTGTCGAAAATTCAGGTGACGACACTGGATGAAAACTGTGCAGAATTTGGTATTACCGAATTCAACATGAAAGACATTCGCCAAGGCATTGTGCACGTTGTTGGGCCAGAACAGGGTGCGACATTGCCAGGTATGACGGTGGTATGTGGTGATTCTCATACTTCCACTCATGGTGCTTTCGGTGCTTTGGCGCATGGTATTGGTACTTCCGAAGTAGAGCACGTATTGGCAACGCAATGTCTTGTGCAGAAAAAAAGTCGCAATATGCTTGTGCGTGTTGATGGTGAGCTTTCGCCTTGGGTGTCAGCAAAAGATGTGGTGCTGGCCATCATAGGTGCAATTGGTACAGCAGGTGGTACAGGGTATGCCATCGAGTTTGGTGGTACAGGCATTCAATCTCTGTCTATGGAAGGCCGTATGACAGTATGTAACATGGCCATCGAAGCGGGTGCTCGTGTCGGTTTGATAGCAGTAGATGATACCACAATTGAATACGTCAAAGGCCGTCCCTATGCACCAAAAGGTGAGCAATGGGATATGGCTGTCGAGGCTTGGAAAGATTTGGTATCGGACAAAGATGCTAAATTTGACGAAGTGGTGGTAATCAAGTCAGAAGATATTAAGCCTCAAGTGACTTGGGGAACATCGCCAGAAATGGTTATTGCCATTGACCAGCCGATTCCGCGTCCTGAAGATCAAACCGATCCTGTAAAAAAAGAAGGCTACGCACGAGCCTGGAAATACATGGGCTTAGAAGGTAAAACGACTTTATCTGATGTGACTTTGGATCGCGTTTTCATTGGTTCTTGTACCAACTCACGTATTGAAGATTTACGTATCGCTGCAGAAGTTGTGAAAGGGCGTAAGGTAGCATCCAGCTTGAAACAAGCCATTGTAGTGCCGGGTTCTGGCTTGGTGAAAGCGCAAGCGGAAAAAGAAGGTCTGCATGAAATTTTTGAGGCGGCAGGTCTTGAGTGGCGTGAGCCAGGTTGTTCTATGTGTTTGGCGATGAATGCGGATAAGTTAGGGAATGGCGAGCATTGTGCTTCTACCTCAAACCGTAACTTCGAAGGTCGACAAGGTTTTGGTGGTCGTACCCATTTGGTTAGTCCTGCGATGGCGGCAGCGGCGGCGATTGCTGGTCACTTCGTTGACGTTGGCGAATTTGTTAAGCACTAG
- the leuD gene encoding 3-isopropylmalate dehydratase small subunit — translation MRPFTKHTGLAAPLDLANVDTDMIIPKQFLKSIKRTGFGKNLFDELRYEDEGQPDQSCEGRPLREDFVLNQLRYAGSSVLLARQNFGCGSSREHAPWALDDYGIRSIIAPSFADIFYNNCFKNGLLPIILQAEEVDQLFIEVAAKEGATIDIDLESQTVTSPSGATFEFLVDPFRKHCLLNGLDDIGLTLQEEDRIRRFEEKRMQQAPWLFMSREQ, via the coding sequence ATGCGTCCATTTACAAAACACACAGGTTTGGCGGCTCCTTTGGATTTGGCAAACGTTGATACGGATATGATTATCCCGAAACAGTTTTTAAAGTCGATCAAACGAACCGGTTTTGGTAAGAACTTGTTTGATGAGTTGCGTTATGAAGACGAAGGACAGCCTGATCAATCATGCGAAGGTCGTCCTTTACGTGAAGATTTCGTTTTAAATCAGCTAAGATACGCTGGCTCTAGCGTGTTATTGGCGCGTCAGAACTTTGGTTGTGGTTCCAGTAGAGAGCATGCCCCCTGGGCTTTAGACGACTATGGTATTCGTTCCATAATAGCTCCGAGTTTTGCGGATATTTTTTATAACAACTGTTTTAAAAACGGTTTGTTACCCATCATTTTGCAAGCAGAAGAAGTGGATCAGCTATTTATCGAAGTGGCAGCCAAAGAAGGGGCGACAATTGATATTGATTTAGAGAGTCAAACGGTCACTTCGCCTTCCGGTGCGACCTTTGAATTTTTGGTTGATCCATTTCGCAAGCATTGTTTGCTGAACGGTCTTGATGACATAGGTTTGACCTTGCAAGAAGAAGACCGTATTCGTCGTTTTGAAGAAAAGCGCATGCAACAAGCGCCTTGGTTATTCATGAGCCGCGAACAATAA
- the leuB gene encoding 3-isopropylmalate dehydrogenase, with amino-acid sequence MSKKVLVLPGDGIGPEIVEQAVRVLDAVNDSFSLGIEHESALVGGSAYDETGSPLPEETLSKAKAADAILLGAVGGPKWDGLDMAVRPEKGLLGLRSNLELFSNLRPAILYPQLADASSLKPEIVAGLDILIVRELTGGIYFGQPRGIRTLENGEREGFNTYVYNESEIRRIARSAFEAARQRGKRVCSIDKSNVLEVTVLWKEVMEEVAKEYPDVELSHMLVDNAAMQLVKAPKQFDVMVTGNMFGDILSDAAAMLTGSIGMLPSASLNAEGRGMYEPCHGSAPDIAGQGIANPLATILSVAMMLRYSLDAKQAADAIEAAVSTVLDQGLRTADIASQGCTTVSTQAMGDAVLAALKA; translated from the coding sequence ATGTCTAAAAAAGTATTGGTCTTGCCGGGTGACGGCATAGGTCCAGAAATCGTTGAACAAGCGGTTCGTGTTTTAGATGCTGTCAATGACAGCTTTTCATTGGGTATTGAACACGAATCTGCTTTGGTGGGTGGTTCGGCTTACGATGAAACGGGTTCGCCTTTACCTGAAGAAACCCTGTCTAAAGCTAAGGCAGCAGATGCCATTTTATTGGGTGCCGTCGGTGGTCCAAAATGGGATGGCTTAGACATGGCCGTACGTCCAGAAAAGGGGTTGTTGGGCTTGCGTTCTAATCTAGAACTTTTTTCCAACTTGCGTCCTGCGATCTTGTATCCGCAGTTGGCTGACGCTTCTAGCTTGAAACCTGAAATTGTTGCTGGTCTGGACATCTTGATCGTACGAGAACTAACAGGCGGTATCTACTTTGGTCAACCACGTGGCATTCGTACTTTAGAAAATGGCGAGCGTGAAGGTTTCAACACCTATGTTTACAACGAATCGGAAATTCGCCGTATTGCCCGTTCTGCCTTTGAAGCGGCTCGTCAACGTGGCAAGCGTGTGTGTTCAATCGACAAATCTAATGTGCTTGAAGTAACCGTTCTGTGGAAAGAAGTTATGGAAGAAGTGGCTAAAGAGTATCCTGACGTCGAATTAAGCCACATGCTAGTGGATAATGCTGCCATGCAGCTTGTTAAGGCACCAAAACAGTTCGATGTAATGGTTACTGGAAACATGTTTGGTGATATCCTTTCTGATGCTGCTGCCATGTTGACTGGCTCTATTGGCATGTTACCCTCAGCCTCGCTTAATGCAGAAGGTCGTGGCATGTATGAACCTTGTCATGGCTCGGCACCTGACATTGCAGGACAGGGTATTGCGAATCCATTAGCGACCATCTTGTCTGTGGCAATGATGCTGCGTTACTCACTAGATGCCAAGCAAGCGGCAGATGCTATTGAGGCAGCAGTAAGTACCGTTTTAGACCAAGGTCTAAGAACGGCAGATATTGCATCACAAGGATGCACAACGGTTAGCACGCAAGCCATGGGTGATGCGGTGCTAGCAGCTTTAAAAGCTTAA
- the asd gene encoding aspartate-semialdehyde dehydrogenase, with translation MSKNTVGLVGWRGMVGSVLMQRMMAEKDFDHIDPVFFTTSQTGQKGPEIGKDIPLLQDAKDIESLKKMDIIITCQGGDYTKEIYPQLRKAGWQGYWIDAASSLRMDKDSIIVLDPVNQNVIKQGLQDGVKTFVGGNCTVSLMLLALGGLFEKGHIEWMTSMTYQAASGGGARHMRELINQMGMLQGAVAGELADPASAILDIDRKVAEKMRAADMPVDQFGVPLAGSLIPYIDAQLDNGQSREEWKAQAEANKILGNTSNIIPVDGLCVRIGAMRCHSQAFTIKLNKDIPVADIEGLLAEHNDWVRVVPNDKQATMEQLTPTVATGTLGIPVGRIRKLNMGPEFISAFSVGDQLLWGAAEPLRRMLRILLEN, from the coding sequence ATGTCAAAAAATACTGTAGGTTTAGTCGGTTGGCGCGGAATGGTCGGTTCCGTATTGATGCAACGTATGATGGCGGAAAAAGACTTCGATCATATTGATCCGGTGTTTTTCACAACGTCTCAAACAGGGCAAAAAGGGCCAGAAATTGGTAAGGATATTCCATTACTTCAAGATGCTAAAGACATTGAGTCTTTAAAGAAGATGGACATTATTATCACCTGTCAGGGTGGTGATTATACCAAGGAGATTTACCCTCAGTTGCGTAAGGCTGGTTGGCAAGGTTACTGGATTGATGCCGCATCTTCTTTGCGTATGGATAAAGATTCCATCATTGTACTTGATCCTGTTAACCAAAATGTCATTAAGCAAGGTTTGCAAGATGGCGTGAAAACCTTTGTGGGTGGTAACTGTACTGTGAGCTTGATGTTGCTGGCATTAGGTGGTTTGTTTGAGAAGGGTCATATTGAGTGGATGACTTCCATGACCTATCAAGCCGCTTCTGGCGGTGGTGCTCGTCACATGCGTGAATTGATCAACCAAATGGGCATGTTGCAAGGTGCGGTGGCTGGTGAGCTAGCGGATCCAGCCAGTGCCATTTTGGATATCGATCGTAAGGTCGCTGAGAAAATGCGTGCTGCTGACATGCCTGTAGATCAGTTTGGTGTGCCATTAGCGGGGAGTTTGATTCCTTACATTGATGCGCAGCTAGACAATGGTCAGAGCCGTGAGGAATGGAAAGCTCAGGCAGAAGCTAATAAGATTTTGGGGAATACTTCCAACATCATCCCAGTGGATGGTTTGTGTGTACGTATCGGCGCCATGCGCTGTCACAGTCAAGCTTTTACCATCAAGCTGAATAAAGACATTCCAGTCGCTGACATCGAAGGCTTGTTGGCAGAACATAATGATTGGGTTCGTGTGGTTCCAAATGATAAGCAAGCCACTATGGAGCAATTAACGCCAACTGTTGCCACAGGTACGTTAGGTATTCCCGTTGGACGTATTCGTAAGCTGAATATGGGACCTGAGTTTATCAGTGCTTTCTCGGTGGGAGATCAGTTGTTGTGGGGCGCGGCAGAGCCATTACGCCGTATGCTACGCATTTTGCTTGAGAATTAA